Sequence from the Nitrospinaceae bacterium genome:
CCTGGCATCGCCTCTTACCTTTGTGAGTGAAGATGAAAAAAAGGCTCTGGAGAATATTAAGGAGTTGCTGGCATCCGAAGGCCTGCTCCTTAATATGGATTGGAATCTAACTAGCAGTTGGCTGGGCTTTGTTGTTGGGCTGTGCGAATTGGACTCCGGAAGGGATAAGAAAACGGTGGTTCCCTGGAACCGGAGCGGGGATGGGTCACAGATGTTTGCCGAGGCCGGTTTTGAAGAAGTGTCCCAGTGGGGGGACTATAAGGATACCGCGCGATCTTTGCAAACGCTTCTAATCGCTCGAGGCCCCAAAGTTGCCATAGAGGGTGCATCGCAGGATGAAAAAATACCCAAACCCAATAAAAATGGGAGCTGGATTTTATTTGCCGACGGCAAGGGGGTCGCACAGGCCCTGGCCAAATCCTTAAACAACCTTGGCGAAAATTGCTTTCTGGTGACTCCGGGAACCGGATTTCAAGCTGGGGAAGATCGTCAAATTCAAATTCGTCCAGACTCCCTGGAGGACATGGGCGACCTCATTGATTGGGTGCGCAAGAAAAAACCAGCGCTTCGCGGAATCGTCCATTTATGGAACCTGGATTCAGCGGAAACGCCGGACCTGTCCCAGAGTTCTCTAGAACGTGCCGAAACCCTCGGCAGTTTAAGCGCACTGCAACTCGTCAATGAACTTGCGAACACTAAATGGTCGAAAGTTCCTCAGCTGTTTCTGGTCACCGGGGGTGCGCAGGCGGTACGGCCTAAAGAGGAGAATATTGCTGTCGCCCAGGGACCGGTTTGGGGACTGGGGCGGGTGATTCAGTCCGAGCAAGCCAATTTCAATTGCAAAATAGTTGATCTCGATCCTGCATCCTGCGCCGACTCCGCAAAGGCATTGTTTGAAGAGTTGTGGGTGGATGACGGTGAATATGAGGTTGCCTTTCGTCAGGGCCGGCGGTTCGTCTATCGCCTTCACCGTCCGGATCCAAAAGAAATTTGTGCGGACAGTTTTGTCCAGGCCAAAAAGGCGGAAGCGCCGTCTTTCGTTATGGATATCGGAACCCCGGGGATTTTGGAAAATTTCACGCTCAGGTCCGTGGACCGTCGTCCACCCGGTCCCGGTCAGGTGGAAATCCGGGTGTGTGCGGCCGGTCTTAATTTTCGCGATGTGATGATTGCGCTGGGACTGCTTCCCGGCGAATTGGAAGGTGTGAACCACACCTGGGAAACCCTGGGGTTGGAGTGTTCAGGCATTGTGACCGCAATCGGCGAAGGAGTGAAGGATTTTAAGGTTGGCGACCAGGTGGCCGCTTTGTCCGGTGGCGGATGTTTCGGTTCTCACACCCTGGCCCCGGCGTTTGCCGTGGCTCACAAACCAGAACAGATCAGCTTCGAAGACGCGGCCACCATTCCAGTCGTCTTTTTAACCGCCTGGTACATGTTGCATTCCGCGGGCAAACTGCAAAAGGGAGAACGAATTCTGATCCACGCCGCATCCGGGGGAGTCGGTATGGCCGCCGTGCAGATCGCCCAACTCGCTGGAGCCGAAGTGTTTGCGACTGCCGGCACCGAGGAAAAAAGAGGTTTTCTTCGCGATTTGGGAGTGAAGCATATTTTTGACTCCCGGTCGCTTGCTTTTGCAGATCAAATTTTGGAACGCACAGGCGGCGAAGGCGTGGACCTGGTTTTGAATTCGCTGGCAGGTCAGTTTATTTTCAAAAGCGTAGGAATTCTAAAGCCTCTGGGCCGTTTTCTGGAAATCGGCAAACGCGATATTTATGAAAATAACAAAATGGGACTCAGGCCCTTTTTGAAAGGAATTTCGTTCATCACCATGGTGGACGTCAAGCAGGGGTTCAAGTCCCTGGGCAAAGAGTTCCGGGCCATGTTTGTGGAAATAATGCGCCACATGGAAAACGGTGATCTTCACCCGCTTCCTCACCGTGTGTTTCCCGTATCCGGCGCCGTGAATGCCTTCCGCACCATGGCCCAGGCCAGACACATGGGAAAAGTGGTGGTGTCTCTTGAAGAACCGGACTTGAAAATATCCCAGGGCGAAGAATTTGAGGCGACATTTTCCGGTGACGCCACCTATCTGATGACCGGAGGTCTGGGAGGTTTCGGATTGGCCGCCGCACAGTGGATGGTGCGTCAGGGAGCACGCCACCTCGCCCTCATGGGCCGCAGTGAAACGCCGTCTGAAGAAGCGAAGAAAGCCATCGCAGATATGGAAAAAGCCGGAGCTGAGATCCGGGTGGTGCGCGGCGATGTTTCCAGGGCGGAGGATGTGAGCCGGGTTTTAGAAGAGATCGAGTCTGCTTTGCCGCCGCTCAAGGGAATCATTCATGGAGCGATGGTATTGGACGACGGTCTTTTGATACACCTGACCCCGCAACGGTTCAAACGAGTCATGGCCCCCAAGGTTCATGGCGCCTGGAACCTGCATCAACAGACCCTGGGCAAATCGCTGGACTTTTTCATCATGCTTTCGTCCGTGGCCAATGTGGTGGGCAATCCGGGGCAGGCAAATTACGTCGCCGCCAACGCCTTCATGGAGTCCCTGGCGCAATACCGCCGTGCCCAGGGTCTTTCGGGACAGGTGATCCATTGGGGCCCGCTTTCAGGTGTGGGAATCGCCGCCCGGCAACAGGGGTTGATCAAACGTCTGGAGAGTCAGGGACTGTTCAGTCTGACTGCCGGGCAGGCCGTTGAGATGCTGGGCCGGTTGATTCACAAAAACCCGGTGCAGATGGGAGTTTTCCCGGTGGAGTGGAAAAGACTGCTTTCATTGAGCCGGTCCGGTTCCAGTTCTCCAAGGTATTCCCATGTTCTGGGCGATGATGCGCAAGGCGAACTCGGAGGCGACACGGACGGGGATGAGTTCATTCGCCCCAAACTTTTGACCGCGCTCCCTGAAGAAAGAGCCCAGATTTTGGGAGATCATTTGAGACAGTCGATCGCAAAGGTGGTGGGCCTGGCGCCTTCCAAGCTTGAGATGGATATCCCACTCACCGATGTCGGGCTGGATTCGTTGATGGCTATGGAGTTGATTGTCAGGATTGAAACGGATTTGCAAATCACCGTTCCGGTGGTGCGCTTTCTGGGTGGACCCAGCATCAACCAAATGGTTCCGTGGCTGTTGGAGGAAATGGAAAACCAGGAAGACGAAGAGGAAGAGGCGGATGAAGAAAAGTCTGAAACGAACGGCGGTGGCGTTGATAGCAACGCCCCGGAAAAGCAAACTGAGAACGTCTGAGATACGAATGGTTAGTCGGCTAACAGTATAAAAAATACAAAGGAAGTCTTCGCGTGAGATTTCCGCTGTCAATTTACTTTAATGAGGTCTTTCTCAAGGTGCCAGGGTTATGTTGTCCGATCGACACTTTGAAAAAGACCTCATTGCTTATGGAATAAAAATACTAAACGATGAACTCGATACCCCCCGCTGACTATAAAGGCTGGTTGCGAATGACAGGGATTTCCAGTTTTAGAGAGCAGGGCAAAGAACGGTTTCTCCGAATAACCGCTCCGGTTTGCCGCTTTCTCTCCAGTCTGGGCGTCAACCCTGATCTGCTTTCATTCACCGGTTTATTATTGAGTATGGTCGCGGGACTTATTTATAGCGGCGGTTTCTTTTTTTTGGGAGGACTGGTTTTAATCGTGGCGGGGATTTGCGACGTGTTGGACGGTCAAATGGCGAGACAGATCGGAAAACTTTCTGCGTTTGGGGCTTTCTTTGACAGTGTGATAGACCGGTACAGTGAATTGTTTGTTTTTCTGGGGTTGGCCTGGCATTTTGCCGGTTCCGTGGGTGAGCCGGGTGCGATCCCAGGGCGCTGGGTCGTGTTGGTCATTATTCTGGCTTTGTCCGGTTCGCTCATGGTGAGCTACACTCGCGCCCGCGCGGAAGGACTGGGAGTGGACTGCAAGGTCGGGTGGATGCAACGCCCCGAACGAATCACAATTCTGGTTTTGGGATCATTGTTGAGCGGACTTCCGTCTATGGGCCATTTTATTATGGCGGGGACTCTATTGATAATCGCTGTTCTGAGCAATTACACGGCCGTTCAGCGAATCCTGCACGTTAAGAACCAGCTTGCAAAAAAGAATCAGCGGACATGATTTTTTTTCAATAAATTTGGCAGATCTCGAATCAGCATAAATAATATCAAAATGAGCAGTCCGTTGCGCAGGTTGAGAACAACGACCATTGCCGGATGAAATGCATTTAAAAAATCATAAAGGTGTGGAAATAACACTTGCGTCAACACCGCGGCGCCTAGAAACATTCCGCTTATTTTCCACAGGTTGGGGTGGACGGCTACGAGTACGGCCATCAACGGCCCGATCCATATCATGTATTGCGGGGAAAACACCTTATTGGTGAGCATGAATGCCAACAGCAGAATCATGGTCAGCAGGAGGAGTTGCCTGGAAACCAGAGTCTCGGGATTTTCGGTTTGGTTATCAGGTGGAGGATTTATCCACATTTTCCAGGTGAGGAGAGCCGCGGTAACAAAAAACAAAATAGGTGAAATGAGTTTAACCGTATCGGTGAGAGAAGAGACAATATTAGAAGAACCGTAGGACACCTCATGGGTGACCGCGTAACCTGCCATTCTGGCCAGCAACAGGACCCCGGCGTAAACCGACTCGATTTGAATTCCCCGGTCCATATGATAAGTGAAACTTTCCAGGTAACCGGGTCCGAAAATCGCATAAAACCCGGAATTCAACAGGATCAACCCCATTGCCAATCCGGTTAGCGCGGCGGCGGCATCTGCCCGGCGCGGCGGTTTTTTGCGGTCGATAAGCAACACCAGCAAGGCAGGCATCATGACAAGACCGGGCACGATTTTGGTCAGCACGCCGATCGCTGTGACAAAGCCGAAAACAGCAAATCCGTAACAGGATTGAGTCCCCTGCTGCCTGAAGGCACGCGCAAACACGAGGGTGGAAAGCAAAACACAGGTGACGACCACATGGTCGAACCGCGAAGTGACAATGCCTCCCAGGAGAATCAAAAACCCGAGAGACCACCAGAGCATCCGGTTCATCTGGAGGATTGAGGGCGTCCCGCCGGTCACGAGATAAATTCCCAGGAACAAGTTCACCAGGTAAAGCAATCCGAACCAGGCCGCAAGCCAGAACCGATACTCTTCAAAATCGCTAGCCAGTAATGCCGGTAGAGAAATGGTGAGAAGAGCCCCGGGTTGGTATTCGATGGGAATATCCCGATACGGCCAGGGGCGAGGGATTTCGGTTTGAAAGTTTTCATTCTGAACCCAATACTCAACATCTCCATACAGAGTCAGTTTAGCGTAACGGTAATACAACTCGGCTTCCTGGTGGGTGCTGTAGTACCAGACCACAAAACCCCAGGGTCCGTGTTCACTCATGATCGCTTGCGCCATTTTTGGGATGGCTGGGTCGTTGGCAATGGTTTTAATGTGGTTCCACTCTTTGTGGGTGTAACCGAGTTGGAACAGGCCCAGGAAGAGAAATCCGTGCAGTGCAATGGCCAAAACGACGGTTCGTGATTTCCACCAGATTTCGTGTTGCATCATGGAAGTCAAAGCGGATGAATGGGATTGTATTGAGCGAGTAGGGAAGGGTGGGTGGAGGGGAATAATGAAAGAAAATGTTTCATGATTTGGGCCATTTTATCTGAGGCGTTGCTTTAAGCGGAAAGTTGACGGGGTTATTCGATTTCAGTTGTTTTTTTGCCCAGGGTTTCCGGGTAAGGCGCGCCTCCAATTTCTGATCGCTTCATTTTTTTTCCAGACGCGAATGGGGCGAGGTTTTTCGCGCTTTTAAACCGCTCAAACAAACCCAGTTGAAGGACTCTTATCGCGGCTTCCAGGGCGATGGCAAAAGAGAATTTTGATTCCCCATCCCGGCGTTCCGTGAATATGATAGGGATCTCCTCAAGGCGAAACCCCTGTTTATGTGCATAAAAACTCACTTCGATTTGAAATCCGTACCCATCGCTTTTTATTTCGTCCCAATTCAATGCCTCGATCACCCGGCGGTGAATCGCTTTAAACCCGCCGGTGGGATCGGTGAGCGGCAATCCTGAGATCATGCGGGTATAAATGCCGGCGCAGATACTGACGATCAAACGTCTGAGCGGCCAGTTGATCACGCTGATACCGTTCAAATAGCGGGAGCCTATGGCGAGATCCGCGCCCTGTTCGATGGTTTTCAGCAATCGTGGAATGTCCTCGGGATCGTGAGAAAGGTCGCTGTCCATTTCCATACAAACATCGTATCCACGCTTCAGACTCCATTGAAAGCCCTCCTTATAGGCGGTGGCCAAGCCTTGTTTTTTCGGCCTCAGCAATAAAAACAATCTTTTTTCAAATTGTGGATGGTTTTTCGCAAGGTTCGCCGTGCCATCGGGGGAGGAGTCATCGACGACCAGAATATCCACATGGACCGGCAGATTCAACAGCGCCTCCACCACCTGAATCAGGCTGGCCGCTTCGTTGTAGGTGGGAAGAACGAC
This genomic interval carries:
- a CDS encoding CDP-alcohol phosphatidyltransferase, whose product is MTGISSFREQGKERFLRITAPVCRFLSSLGVNPDLLSFTGLLLSMVAGLIYSGGFFFLGGLVLIVAGICDVLDGQMARQIGKLSAFGAFFDSVIDRYSELFVFLGLAWHFAGSVGEPGAIPGRWVVLVIILALSGSLMVSYTRARAEGLGVDCKVGWMQRPERITILVLGSLLSGLPSMGHFIMAGTLLIIAVLSNYTAVQRILHVKNQLAKKNQRT
- a CDS encoding glycosyl hydrolase — its product is MSLNNIKQEAVRALVVLPTYNEAASLIQVVEALLNLPVHVDILVVDDSSPDGTANLAKNHPQFEKRLFLLLRPKKQGLATAYKEGFQWSLKRGYDVCMEMDSDLSHDPEDIPRLLKTIEQGADLAIGSRYLNGISVINWPLRRLIVSICAGIYTRMISGLPLTDPTGGFKAIHRRVIEALNWDEIKSDGYGFQIEVSFYAHKQGFRLEEIPIIFTERRDGESKFSFAIALEAAIRVLQLGLFERFKSAKNLAPFASGKKMKRSEIGGAPYPETLGKKTTEIE